CGTCGCCCCGCGCGACGCGGGGGTCACGTCGGCGACCGTCAACACCGCCCAGCAGGTGGGCGGCTCCATCGGCACGGCGCTGCTCAACACCATCGCCACCACCAGCAGCGCCGCCTACGTCGCCGCCCATCTGCACAGTCCGGCCGAGAAGGCCGCGGTGATCCCGGCCGGCGTGGTGCACGGCTACACGGTCGCCATCTGGTGGGCGGCGGGTGTGATGCTGCTGGCCGGCCTGGTGGCGGGCGTGATGGTCACCGCCAGGGCTCCCGGCCACGGCGCCCCCACCGAGACCCCGGTCGCGGAGCCGGTGGTCTGATCGCCGGCGGTCCCTCGGCGGTCCCCCGGCGGACTCCCCGCGGCTCCCGCGGCCGGGAGCCGTCGGCCGCGGCCGTCAGCCGGCCGCGCGGCCCAGCTCGGCCAGGGCGTCGTCCGTCAGGCGGTACACCGTCCACTCGTCCTGCGGGCGGGCGCCGAGTGCCTCGTAGAAGCCGATCGCGGGGCGGTTCCAGTTCAGGACCGACCACTCCAGGCGCTCGTAGCCGCGGCTCACACAGATGCGGGCCAGTTCGGTCAGCAGGGCCCGGCCGTGGCCGCCGCCGCGCACGGAGGGGCGGACGTACAGGTCCTCCAGGTAGATGCCGTGCACCCCGCGCCAGGTGGAGAAGTTCAGGAACCACAGGGCGAAGCCGACGGGCTCCCCGGTGGTCTCGTCCTCGGCGATGTGCGCGAACGCCGCCGGCCGCTCGCCGAACAGCGCCTCGCGCAGCTGCTCCTCGCTCGCCCGTGCCTCCTGCGGCGCTTTCTCGTACTCGGCCAGCTCGCGGATCAGGGCGTGGATGACGGGGACGTCGGCGGGGGTCGCGGAGCGAATCATGAGGGGAGGGTAACCAGCGGCCGCCCTCCTCCCGTCACCCGGTCGGCGTCAGTGCCGGCCCGCCACCCGGTCCGCGGCCCGGGCCAGCCGCGAGGACCGCGCGCTCGGGTGGAGCAGTTCGCGCCGGTCGGCGGCGCGGTACGTGGCGTACATGCCCTGGACGCCCAGCCAGCGCAGCGGCTCCGGCTCCCACCGGCGGACCTTGTGGTTCACCCAGGGCAGATCCGTCAGCCCGGTGCGACCGCCCTGGCCCGAGTCCTGCTGGACGAGGTCGCGCAGGGTACGGGCGGCCAGGTTGGTGGTGGCGACGCCGGACCCGACGTACCCGCCCGCCCAGCCGAGTCCGGTGGTCCGGTCGAGGGTCACGGTGGCGCACCAGTCGCGCGGGACGCCGAGGACGCCGGACCAGGCGTGCGCGACCCGCACGCCGGCCAGGGCGGGGAAGAAGCGGGTCAGGATCTCCCGCAGGGCCTCGACGGTCTCCGGCTGGGTACGCCCGTCGTTGTCGGTGCGCGAGCCGAAGCGGTACGGCACCCCGCGCCCGCCCAGCGCGATCCGCCCGTCGGCGGTGCGCTGCGCGTACATGTAGGCGTGCGCCATGTCGCCGAGCGTCTCCCGGCCGTCCCAGCCGACGGCCGCCCACTGCTCCTCGGTGAGCGGTTCGGTGGCGATCATCGAGGAGTTCATCGGCAGCCAGGTGCGCCGCTGGCCCTTGAGGGAGGCCGTGAAGCCCTCGGTGCAGCGCAGGATGTAGGGGGCGCGGACGGTGCCGTAGGGGGTCACGGCGTGCCGGGGGCGGATCTCGGTGACCGGCGTCGACTCGTGCAGGGTCACACCGAGCGCCTCGACGGCCGCCGCGAGGCCCTTGACCAGCTTCACCGGGTGCAGCCGGGCGCCGTGCGGGGTCCAGGCGGAGCCCACCGCGCCGGCCACCCTGATCCGCTCGGCGGTCTCCCGGGCGCCGTACAGCTCGCGGTCCTTCTCGCCGTAGGACAGCTCGTGCTCGTGGAACGCCTTCAGCCGGGCCAGCTGAGCCGGGGTGGTGGCCACCTCCAGCACCCCGCCGCGGTGCACGTCGGCGTCGATGCCCTCCGCCTCCGCCACGGCGACGACCTCGGCGACGGTGTCGTTCATGGCCTTCTGCAGGCGTACGGCGGCCTCGTGCCCGTGCAGTTTCGCGTACCGGTCGCGGCCCGCGACGCCGTTGTACAGCCAGCCGCCGTTGCGGCCGGAGGCGCCGTAGCCGCAGAACTTCTGCTCCAGGACGGTGATCCGCAGGAAGGGGGCGGCCTTCTTCAGGTAGTACGCGGTCCACAGTCCCGTGTAGCCGCCGCCGACGATGACGACGTCCGCGGTCGCGTCCCCGGCCAGCGGCTCCCGCGCCACCGGGAGACCGTCGTCCGCGTACCAGAAGGAGATGCCGCCGTTGACGGCACTGCTCGCCGAGCTGCTCATGCGCGGACGTTAACCCACAGGGCGGTCAGTGTCTCCTTCGGATTCCATGCTTTTCCGCGGCCTCTGACCAGCGGATAGCAGCAGAGTCCGATGAGAACGGCCAGGAAGTGGCCGAAGTCGGTGAAGGTGCGGCCGGTGACGAGCGGGACCGTGTAGACCGCGAGCAGCACCGCCAGGTACCCGTACCGCCAGGGCGCCGTGATGTGGTACGTGAGCACCGCCGTGACGCCGGCCAGCGCGTAACTGACGCCGATGTCGAGGGAGTTGACGGCTGAGTGCGGGGCGATGCCGTCGTGGATCGCCTTCAGCAGGGCCAGTTCGCTGATCAGCGTGGCGAGCACGTGCGCGGCCACGCACACCGCGAGCCAGCGCAGGGTGCCGAGCCAGCGTTCGGCCGGGGCGTGGAAGACGGTGTACAGCACCGCGTACGGCAGCCAGCGCCCGCCGTCGATCCACATCGCGCTGGTGATCAGCACCCGTACCGGGTTCTGCGACAGCTCGTGGATGTTGGTGGAGCGCTGCCGCAGGAAGTCCTGCTCGAAGTCGGGCGACATGTGGTGCAGGGCGACGGTGGTGAAGAACAGGATCAGCAGCCAGATGTACGTCCCCGGGGCGCTGCGGATCCAGGCCGCGACCGCCCGGAGCCCACGACGCACGCGCCTGTCCCGGTTCACACCCGCCAGTATGGTCGGCGGTCGGCCGCCCGCGCACGGCGGCCGACCCGGCGCGGGCCGGGTCGGCGGAGCCGGCGCGGACGGGACCGGCCGGCGGCCCACGGGCGCCCCGCACCGACTGACACGCCGCCGATCGGCCTATACGGCAACAAGGGGATTATTCGGTCATACCGTACGCGATATGAAGAGATGTCACCTCGTATATCTCGCCTGCACCGCCGCCCTCGTCGGCGCCGGCGTGGGCGCCGCACCCGCCTCGTCCGCCCACCGGACGCTGGTCGTCCACCCGGGCCAGTCGATCCAGAAGGCGGTGGACTCCGCACGGGCCGGGGACACCGTGCTCGTGCTCGCCGGCACCTACCACGAGAGCGTCAAGATCGGCACTCCCGGCCTGACGCTGCGCGGCGTGGGCCCCCGTACGGTGATCAAGCCCGTCGGCACCAAGCCCGCGCCCAAGCCCCCCACGTCGGCCGCCAAGGCCGCCGAGAGCTGCTCGGAGGGCGGCAACGGCATCTGCGTGGTGGGCACCAAGACCAAGGACGTCGCGGGCGTCACCGTCTCCGACCTGACCGTGACCGGCTTCAGCCGGACCGGGGTGTTCGGCATGGCGACGGACGGCATGACCGTCCGCAGGGTGTACGCCTACAAGAACGGCGTCTGGGGCATCGCCCAGGAGCGGTCCGTGCGCGGCCTCTTCAGGAGCAACTACGCGCGTGACAACGGCGACGCGGGCCTGTTCCTCGCCAACACCATCAAGGAGGAGGCGGGCGCCTACGACGCCGCGGGCACGCGGGTCGAGCACAACCGCCTGGAGGGCAACCGGATCGGCGTGACCGTCCGCCGGCTGCGCAACGTCACCGTCGACCAGAACTACGTCACCGGCAACTGCGCCGGGGTGTTCCTCGTCGGCGACGAGAACAAGCCGAAGGCCGGTCACGTGGACGTGATCGCCAACCGGGTCGAGCGGAACAACAGGTCGTGCCCGAAGACCGAGCGGCTGCCCGCGCTCCAGGGCTCCGGCATCGTCCTGACCGGCACCGAGAGCAACCGCGTGGCCGGCAACCTGGTCACCGGCCACGCGGGCAAGTCCCCGCTGTCCGGCGGGATCGTGCTCTTCAAGAGCTTCGTCGGGGTGACCAGCGACAAGAACGTCGTCGAGGCGAACCGGCTGGACGGCAACTCCCCGGCCGACCTCGTGAACACGGAGACCAAGGGCAAGGGCAACACCTTCCGGAGCAACGCCTGCCGGGTCTCGCGCCCCGCGGGTCTGTGCTGACCGCCCGACCCCTGCCCCTGCTGGACCGACGAAGGCCGAAGAAAGAGAGAGGGCGGCAGATGACGTCCGCTGAAACAGCCCCACCGCCTCCCATGCGCCTGCGCGAACTCGTGTTCGGCGCGGCCGTCTCCGCCGCCGTCCGCGCGGCCGCACGGCTGGGCGTCGCCGACGCCCTCGACGACAGCCCGATGGCCGTGGAGGACCTCGCGGCCGCGGTGAAGACCGAGCCGAAGCCGCTGCGCCGGCTGCTGCGGGCCCTGTCCTGCTACGGCGTCTTCGCCGAGGGCCCCGACGGCACGTTCACGCACACCGACATGTCCCGGCAGCTGCGCGAGGACGCTCCCGACAGCCTGCGCGCCATCGCCCTGTGGTGCACCGAACCGTGGACCTGGGACGCCTGGCCCCGCCTCGACGAGGCCGTGCGCACCGGCAAGAACGTCGTGGAGGACCTCTACGGCAAGGAGTTCTTCACCTACCTCAACGAGGACGCCCCCGAGTCCGCGGACGTCTTCAACCGCGCGATGACCCGCTCCAGCGAGCAGTCGGCGCGGGAGGTGGCGGCGCTGCTCGACCTGTCCGGCGCCAAGTCGGTCGCCGACGTCGGCGGCGGCCAGGGCCACGTGGTGGCCTGCCTGCTCGACAAGTACCCGCGGATGCAGGGCACCCTGCTCGACCTGCCCCGGGTGGTCGAGAACGCCCTGCCGCGGCTGCGCGAGGGCGGCGACCTCGCCGACCGCGCGCGGATCGTGCCCGGCGACGTCCGGGAGGCGATCCCCGTCGAGGCCGACGTCTACGTCATCAAGAACATCCTGGAGTGGGACGACGAGAGCACGGCCCGCACGCTGCGCAACGTCGTCGAGGCGGGCGGCCCGGGCACCCGGGTGATCGTCATCGAGAACCTGGTGGACGACACCCCCTCGATGCGCTTCAGCACCGCCATGGACCTGCTGCTGCTGCTCAACGTCGGCGGGGCCAAGCACACCACCGACTCCATGGTGAGCAGGCTGGGCGCGGCCGGCCTGCTGGTGGACGAGATCCGGCCGGTCAACCCGTACCTGCACGCGTTCGAGTGCCACGTGCCCGGGTGACGCAGCCGCGCACAGGCCACCGGCCGCCGGGCCCGCGACGCTGCGGGCCCGGCGGCCGGTGGCCGTCCGGAAGTCGCCGTACGGCTCAGTCGCGCTCCCAGACGTAGAAACGCTGTGCCATCGCGTCCTTCGGGGACCGCCAGGTCTCCGGGTCGTACGCGCTGACGTACGCCGTCAGACGGTCGCTGACGTCCCGGAACTGGGGGTGCTCCGTCACCTTGGCGATGGCCGGTCCCGGCTCGCGCTCGGACTCGATGAGATGCAGGTACACATCGCCGAACTGGAAGAGGCTGCGCCGCACGACACCCACGAGGTGCGGCAGCTCCCCGCGGTCGGACTCCGCGAACACCTTGGCGATGTCCGGGGCGGAGCCCGGGGCCATCCGGGCGACGATCAGGGCCTGGTGCATGCGTCTTTCTCCTCGGTCCGGTTCAGTCGGCCAGGGCCGGGGCGGGCCGGTGTCCGGCGGCGGCCTTCTCGACCTTGTCCCGGATGAGGGCCATCTGGACCTTGGAGTTGCGGTTGATGTTGTCGGTCATCCAGTCGTCGTCGACCGGGGCGTCCGGCTTCATCGCGAAGTCCTGCGTCCAGACCATGCGGGTACCGGCCGGGACCTCCTCGTACTGCCACAGGATGTCCATGTGGGCGAACGGTCCGGTCTCCACGCGGCGGGCGCGGACGGTGAGCGAGCCGCGGTCGGGCTCGCGCTCGGAGACCCAGCTCCAGACGGTGCCGTTCTCGTCCGGGTGCATGGTCAGCCGGAACGTCGTCTTCTTCCCCTCCTGGGAGAGGATCTCGACGGAGGCGTACTCGCTGAACAGCTGCGGCCACCTCTCCAGGTCGTTGGTCATGTCCCAGACCAGGTCCAGCGGAGCGGCGATCGTGATCTCGTTCTGGGTGTGTCCTGCCATGTCAGGCTCCTGCCATCAGGGTGCTGTTGACGAGGTTGAGGAACTGCTGGGGCGTCTTGCAGCGCTCCGCGTCGACCGGCATCGGGGTGCCGTGCGAGTTCTCCAGCTCGCCGACGATGCCGAGCAGGCCCAGCGAGTCGACACCGAGGACGTCGAAGCCGGTGTCCGGCCTCTCCTGGAGCTGCTGCGGGCTGACGGTGACCCCGGCGGCCTTCTTCATCAGCGCGGCGAGTTCTTCCACCGTGATCTGGGACATGCGCTTTCCTCCTTTGCTGTGCTCACTGCGTGGCGCCGTGCCGCAGCACCAGCGCCGAGTTCGACCCCATGAGTCCGCGGCTGAGGACCAGCGCCGTCCGCACTTCGGCGACGCGGGCGTGGCCGGTGACGAGGTCGAGGTCGTGGCAGACGTCGACGACGTTCGGCGTCGGCGGGATCACCCCGTGCTCCATCGCGAGCACGGCCGCCGCGGTGTCCAGCACCGGCGCCGCGCAGTAGCCCCGGCCGGTGCCGGCCTTGGGCGCCGTGACCGGCACCCGGGCGCCGTGCGCGCCGAGGGCGTCGGCCAGGGCGAGCGCCTCGGCCCGGTCCGCCTCCGGCACCCCGAGGGCGTCGGCGAAGACCACGTCGATCTCCTCGGGGGCGCAGCCGGCCTCGTCCAGGGCCTGCCGTACGGCCTGGGCCAGGCCGTCGCGGGACTCCGCCCAGCGGGAGGCGCCGGTGAACGTCGCCGCGTGTCCCGCGACGAAGGCCCGGACCGGCACACCGCGTTCGCGGGCGGACCGCTCCGCCTCCACCACGAGCATGGCGCCGCCCTCGGCCGGCACGAACCCGCAGGCGGTGTCCGTGAACGGGCGGTAGGCGCGGGACGGGTCGGTCTCGCGGCTCAGTTCCTCGTAACCGAGCTGGCAGACCACCGAGTACGGCGCCAGCGGTGCCTCGGTGGAGCCGGCCACGATCACGTCGGTGCCGCGCCGCACCGCACGGGCGGCGTGCGCGAGGGCGTCCAGACCGCCGGCCTCGTCGGAGGCGACGACCGAGCAGGGGCCCTTGAACTTGCGGCGGATGGAGATCTGCCCGGTGCTCGCGGCGTAGAACCAGGCGATGGACTGGTAGGGGCCGACGAAGCGGCTGCCCTTGCCCCACAGCTGCTGCAGCTCGCGCTGGCCGAACGCGCCGCCGCCGGAGCCGGCGGCGGTGACCACCCCGATGGAGTACGGCTCCGCCGAGGTCTCGGCCTGCCCGAGCCGGGCGTCGTCCAGCGCGAAGTCGGCCGCGGCCATCGCGAAGTGCGTGAACCGGTCGGTCTGGACGAGGAAGCGCTCCTCGATCGTCACGCCCGGATCGAAGTCGCGGACCTCGCCGGCCACCTTCAGCGGAAGGTGCTCGCAGCCCTCGCGGGTGACCGGGCCGAGGACGCTGAGACCTTCCTGGGTGGCCTTCCAGAAAGTGTCGGTGCTGGTGCCGTTGGGCGCGACGACCCCGATGCCGGTGACGGCCGCGCGCCGGTCGTGCGGTTCGCTCATCGTGTCCTCTCCCTCGTCCGGGTCAGGACCACCGCGGACTGGAAACCGCCGAACCCGCTGCCCACGGACAGGACGCTGTTCAGCTTCCGTTCGCGGGCGACACGCGGGACGTAGTCCAGGTCGCACTCGGGGTCGGGGGTCTCGTAGTTCGCGGTCGGCGGTACGACCTGCTTGGCGAGGGCCAGCACACAGGCGACCACCTCGATCGCCCCGATCGCCCCG
Above is a genomic segment from Streptomyces collinus Tu 365 containing:
- a CDS encoding GNAT family N-acetyltransferase — encoded protein: MIRSATPADVPVIHALIRELAEYEKAPQEARASEEQLREALFGERPAAFAHIAEDETTGEPVGFALWFLNFSTWRGVHGIYLEDLYVRPSVRGGGHGRALLTELARICVSRGYERLEWSVLNWNRPAIGFYEALGARPQDEWTVYRLTDDALAELGRAAG
- a CDS encoding NAD(P)/FAD-dependent oxidoreductase, which gives rise to MSSSASSAVNGGISFWYADDGLPVAREPLAGDATADVVIVGGGYTGLWTAYYLKKAAPFLRITVLEQKFCGYGASGRNGGWLYNGVAGRDRYAKLHGHEAAVRLQKAMNDTVAEVVAVAEAEGIDADVHRGGVLEVATTPAQLARLKAFHEHELSYGEKDRELYGARETAERIRVAGAVGSAWTPHGARLHPVKLVKGLAAAVEALGVTLHESTPVTEIRPRHAVTPYGTVRAPYILRCTEGFTASLKGQRRTWLPMNSSMIATEPLTEEQWAAVGWDGRETLGDMAHAYMYAQRTADGRIALGGRGVPYRFGSRTDNDGRTQPETVEALREILTRFFPALAGVRVAHAWSGVLGVPRDWCATVTLDRTTGLGWAGGYVGSGVATTNLAARTLRDLVQQDSGQGGRTGLTDLPWVNHKVRRWEPEPLRWLGVQGMYATYRAADRRELLHPSARSSRLARAADRVAGRH
- a CDS encoding rhomboid-like protein; protein product: MRRGLRAVAAWIRSAPGTYIWLLILFFTTVALHHMSPDFEQDFLRQRSTNIHELSQNPVRVLITSAMWIDGGRWLPYAVLYTVFHAPAERWLGTLRWLAVCVAAHVLATLISELALLKAIHDGIAPHSAVNSLDIGVSYALAGVTAVLTYHITAPWRYGYLAVLLAVYTVPLVTGRTFTDFGHFLAVLIGLCCYPLVRGRGKAWNPKETLTALWVNVRA
- a CDS encoding right-handed parallel beta-helix repeat-containing protein produces the protein MKRCHLVYLACTAALVGAGVGAAPASSAHRTLVVHPGQSIQKAVDSARAGDTVLVLAGTYHESVKIGTPGLTLRGVGPRTVIKPVGTKPAPKPPTSAAKAAESCSEGGNGICVVGTKTKDVAGVTVSDLTVTGFSRTGVFGMATDGMTVRRVYAYKNGVWGIAQERSVRGLFRSNYARDNGDAGLFLANTIKEEAGAYDAAGTRVEHNRLEGNRIGVTVRRLRNVTVDQNYVTGNCAGVFLVGDENKPKAGHVDVIANRVERNNRSCPKTERLPALQGSGIVLTGTESNRVAGNLVTGHAGKSPLSGGIVLFKSFVGVTSDKNVVEANRLDGNSPADLVNTETKGKGNTFRSNACRVSRPAGLC
- a CDS encoding methyltransferase, yielding MTSAETAPPPPMRLRELVFGAAVSAAVRAAARLGVADALDDSPMAVEDLAAAVKTEPKPLRRLLRALSCYGVFAEGPDGTFTHTDMSRQLREDAPDSLRAIALWCTEPWTWDAWPRLDEAVRTGKNVVEDLYGKEFFTYLNEDAPESADVFNRAMTRSSEQSAREVAALLDLSGAKSVADVGGGQGHVVACLLDKYPRMQGTLLDLPRVVENALPRLREGGDLADRARIVPGDVREAIPVEADVYVIKNILEWDDESTARTLRNVVEAGGPGTRVIVIENLVDDTPSMRFSTAMDLLLLLNVGGAKHTTDSMVSRLGAAGLLVDEIRPVNPYLHAFECHVPG
- a CDS encoding TcmI family type II polyketide cyclase, producing MHQALIVARMAPGSAPDIAKVFAESDRGELPHLVGVVRRSLFQFGDVYLHLIESEREPGPAIAKVTEHPQFRDVSDRLTAYVSAYDPETWRSPKDAMAQRFYVWERD
- a CDS encoding SRPBCC family protein — protein: MAGHTQNEITIAAPLDLVWDMTNDLERWPQLFSEYASVEILSQEGKKTTFRLTMHPDENGTVWSWVSEREPDRGSLTVRARRVETGPFAHMDILWQYEEVPAGTRMVWTQDFAMKPDAPVDDDWMTDNINRNSKVQMALIRDKVEKAAAGHRPAPALAD
- a CDS encoding acyl carrier protein — translated: MSQITVEELAALMKKAAGVTVSPQQLQERPDTGFDVLGVDSLGLLGIVGELENSHGTPMPVDAERCKTPQQFLNLVNSTLMAGA
- a CDS encoding beta-ketoacyl synthase N-terminal-like domain-containing protein; protein product: MSEPHDRRAAVTGIGVVAPNGTSTDTFWKATQEGLSVLGPVTREGCEHLPLKVAGEVRDFDPGVTIEERFLVQTDRFTHFAMAAADFALDDARLGQAETSAEPYSIGVVTAAGSGGGAFGQRELQQLWGKGSRFVGPYQSIAWFYAASTGQISIRRKFKGPCSVVASDEAGGLDALAHAARAVRRGTDVIVAGSTEAPLAPYSVVCQLGYEELSRETDPSRAYRPFTDTACGFVPAEGGAMLVVEAERSARERGVPVRAFVAGHAATFTGASRWAESRDGLAQAVRQALDEAGCAPEEIDVVFADALGVPEADRAEALALADALGAHGARVPVTAPKAGTGRGYCAAPVLDTAAAVLAMEHGVIPPTPNVVDVCHDLDLVTGHARVAEVRTALVLSRGLMGSNSALVLRHGATQ